The sequence GACGGCTCTGGTCGCGAACCATCGGGCTTCGGGACGGGAAGCCACATTGACCGGAGTTCAGCCTCCGGGTCGCTTCGGGGCACTCAGCATCGAGGATAACGCGATCACCGCCTTCCAAGAGAAGCCGGAAGGAGATGGATCGTGGATCAACGGTGGATTTTTCGTTCTTGAACCATCGGTATTCGATCGCATCGCTGGAGACTCCACCGTTTGGGAACGGGAACCACTTGAGGGCCTCGCGAGCGAGCGCCAGCTCGGTATCTACCGCCACCACGGATTCTGGCGACCTATGGATACCTTGCGGGACAAGCTAGAACTCGAACGCCTTTGGGATACGCGCTGCGCGCCGTGGAAATCCTGGTGACCGACCGCCGCCTTTGCATCGATCGCCATGAACGTTTTCGGCAACGTCTACAGTGATGCCAGTGTCCTGCTCACCGGCCATACGGGATTCAAGGGTTCTTGGATGGCCCAGTGGTTGCTACGCTGCGGGGCGCGGCTCACCGGCTACGCGCTGGATCCACAGCCGCATGAGACGCTTTATCGTGACCTCGGCTTGGAGGACAGACTGGCGGCGGATCATCGGGGAAATCTTTCCGATCTCGAACGGCTCACGGCCCTCGTTTCCTCGGTGAAGCCTCGCTTCGTCTTCCACTTTGCCGCTCAGCCTTTGGTTCGTTTGTCCTACGACATCCCGGTGGAAACTTTCGCGACCAATGTCATGGGGACCGTTCATTTGCTGGAGGCCGTTCGGCGTAGCGGCCACGCATGCACTGTCGTCGTGATCACCACGGATAAGTGTTACGAGAACCGGGAATGGCTTCACAGCTACCGGGAGGAAGACCCGATGGGGGGGCACGATCCTTACAGCGCCTCCAAAGGAGCCGCAGAGATTGCCGTCGCTTCCTATCGGCGCTCCTTCTTCGATCCGGGCGGCAAGGTTGCCGTGGCTACCGCCCGGGCTGGCAATGTCATCGGTGGCGGGGATTGGGCAATCGACCGGATCGTGCCGGATTGTATCCGCGCCCTTCGTGCCGGTGAATCCATTCCTGTGCGTAACCGCGTCGCCACCCGCCCTTGGCAGCATGTCTTGGAACCGCTCTCCGGCTATCTTTGGCTCGGTGCCGTCTTGGATGATCCGGGCTTGGCGGCCTATCCCAGTAATACGCAGTTTCGCTCCGCATTCAATTTCGGCCCCCGCCTCACCAGCAACCGCCCCGTCTCCAGTCTGGTGGAAGAACTGCTCCGCCATACCGGTGGCCATTGGATCGATTGCTCCGATCCTGCCGCTCCCCACGAGGCCTCCAAACTCAATCTCGCCATC comes from Luteolibacter sp. LG18 and encodes:
- the rfbG gene encoding CDP-glucose 4,6-dehydratase, with protein sequence MNVFGNVYSDASVLLTGHTGFKGSWMAQWLLRCGARLTGYALDPQPHETLYRDLGLEDRLAADHRGNLSDLERLTALVSSVKPRFVFHFAAQPLVRLSYDIPVETFATNVMGTVHLLEAVRRSGHACTVVVITTDKCYENREWLHSYREEDPMGGHDPYSASKGAAEIAVASYRRSFFDPGGKVAVATARAGNVIGGGDWAIDRIVPDCIRALRAGESIPVRNRVATRPWQHVLEPLSGYLWLGAVLDDPGLAAYPSNTQFRSAFNFGPRLTSNRPVSSLVEELLRHTGGHWIDCSDPAAPHEASKLNLAIDKTHHLLQWQPVWDFPETIARTAEWYLAEQRGEVPSILCDKQIESYQTAAAEAGLCWAV